A genomic segment from Nocardiopsis sp. Huas11 encodes:
- the aroF gene encoding 3-deoxy-7-phosphoheptulonate synthase codes for MVIVMAPDATPDNIDDLVELIGSVGGEAYVTRGVSRTIIGLVGDVERFQDLGLAAKPGVSDVLRISAPYKLVSRENHDSRTVVSVRGVPIGGDNMTVIAGPCAVETPEQTLEAARMALTAGASLLRGGAYKPRTSPYAFQGLGEQGLKILADVREETGMPIVTEVVDAADVELVASYADMLQVGTRNMQNFALLQAVGDAGKPVLLKRGMSATIEEWLMAAEYIAQRGNLDIVLCERGIRTFEKATRNTLDISAVPVAQNLSHLPVIVDPSHSGGKRDLVLPLSRAAIAVGADGIIVDVHPTPEEALCDGPQALLEGDLAELRDLSATLATLSGRTLTPAPGRELAGL; via the coding sequence ATGGTCATCGTGATGGCACCGGACGCCACCCCCGACAACATCGACGATCTGGTCGAGCTCATCGGCTCGGTCGGCGGCGAGGCCTACGTGACGCGCGGCGTGAGCCGCACGATCATCGGCCTGGTGGGGGACGTCGAACGGTTCCAGGACCTCGGCCTGGCCGCCAAGCCCGGTGTCAGCGACGTTCTGCGCATCTCGGCCCCCTACAAGCTCGTCAGCCGCGAGAACCACGACAGCCGCACCGTGGTGAGCGTGCGCGGCGTCCCCATCGGCGGCGACAACATGACCGTGATCGCCGGTCCGTGCGCGGTCGAGACCCCCGAGCAGACCCTGGAGGCGGCGCGGATGGCGCTGACCGCCGGCGCGTCGCTGCTGCGGGGCGGCGCCTACAAGCCGCGGACCTCGCCCTACGCCTTCCAGGGGCTGGGGGAGCAGGGCCTGAAGATCCTCGCGGACGTGCGCGAGGAGACCGGGATGCCCATCGTGACGGAGGTCGTGGACGCGGCCGACGTCGAGCTCGTCGCCTCCTACGCCGACATGCTCCAGGTCGGCACGCGCAACATGCAGAACTTCGCCTTGCTGCAGGCGGTCGGGGACGCGGGCAAGCCCGTCCTGCTCAAGCGCGGCATGAGCGCCACGATCGAGGAGTGGCTGATGGCCGCCGAGTACATCGCTCAGCGCGGCAACCTCGACATCGTCCTGTGCGAGCGCGGCATCCGCACCTTCGAGAAGGCCACCCGCAACACCCTGGACATCAGCGCCGTCCCGGTGGCGCAGAACCTGTCCCACCTGCCGGTGATCGTGGACCCCTCGCACTCCGGGGGCAAGCGCGACCTCGTCCTGCCGCTGTCGCGCGCCGCCATCGCCGTGGGCGCCGACGGGATCATCGTCGACGTGCACCCCACGCCGGAGGAGGCGCTGTGCGACGGTCCCCAGGCGCTGCTGGAGGGCGACCTCGCGGAGCTGCGGGACCTGTCGGCCACCCTGGCCACCCTGAGCGGCCGGACCCTGACGCCCGCCCCGGGCCGGGAGCTCGCCGGAC
- a CDS encoding molybdopterin-dependent oxidoreductase, which translates to MPPGQAIRHEHKPLHYGPVPTFRPHRWDFRVMGATETLGTYRWTWDEFAQVPRTDTVSDFHCVMRFSVPDVPWHGVRPQDLVDIAPPAPEVTHVMAWGEYGYSANLRLDDFLAEGTLLATGRDGRPLDPEHGFPLRLVVPHLYGWKSVKWLRAVEYMTADRRGFWEERGYHNRADPWREQRFAHQEASDTG; encoded by the coding sequence CTGCCGCCCGGTCAGGCGATACGCCACGAGCACAAGCCCCTGCACTACGGGCCCGTGCCCACCTTCCGGCCGCACCGGTGGGACTTCCGTGTCATGGGGGCCACCGAGACCCTGGGGACCTACCGGTGGACCTGGGACGAGTTCGCGCAGGTGCCGCGCACCGACACGGTCAGCGACTTCCACTGCGTGATGCGGTTCAGCGTCCCCGACGTGCCCTGGCACGGCGTGCGGCCCCAGGACCTGGTCGACATCGCCCCGCCCGCCCCCGAGGTCACGCACGTGATGGCCTGGGGCGAGTACGGCTACAGCGCCAACCTGCGCCTGGACGACTTCCTGGCCGAGGGCACGCTGCTGGCCACGGGGCGCGACGGCCGGCCGCTGGACCCCGAGCACGGCTTCCCGCTCCGCCTGGTCGTCCCCCACCTGTACGGCTGGAAGAGCGTCAAGTGGCTGCGCGCGGTCGAGTACATGACGGCCGACCGCCGGGGCTTCTGGGAGGAGCGCGGGTACCACAACCGCGCCGACCCGTGGCGGGAGCAGCGCTTCGCCCACCAGGAGGCCTCGGACACCGGGTGA
- the macS gene encoding MacS family sensor histidine kinase: MGFDVPLWRGIRLYRAASLLYSLVLLVQHHEHLTRPWVAWGVLAAMAAWTVVTSYAYVRPRWRTRRLLTADLAVSFGCLFATGLAVTPFYLTQAPPLSGYWFAGAALSAGVMWGRRGAATVALLYGFADLTLRVLMDAAITGATARGVVLLLLTGLAVGYMARVAERAEERFTQAVSLEARLFEREQLAREIHDSVLQVLALVSRRGAEAGGEAAELGRMAGEQEVRLRSLITDGLPEPQGGPVDLRELLRRQESVTVSVATPATPVLLPAHAAHELSAAVQAALDNVTRHCPPGTRAWVLVEDEGESVTVSVRDDGPGIPAGRLDAACAEGRLGVARSVQGRLRDLGGTAEYVSGPDEGAEVELRLPRAAS, translated from the coding sequence CTGGGCTTCGACGTCCCCCTGTGGCGCGGCATCAGGCTGTACCGCGCCGCCTCACTCCTCTACTCGCTGGTCCTGCTCGTCCAGCACCACGAGCACCTCACGCGCCCCTGGGTGGCGTGGGGCGTCCTGGCGGCCATGGCGGCGTGGACGGTGGTCACCTCCTACGCCTACGTGCGCCCCCGGTGGCGGACGCGGCGCCTGCTGACCGCGGACCTGGCGGTCTCGTTCGGCTGCCTGTTCGCCACGGGCCTCGCGGTCACCCCCTTCTACCTCACGCAGGCCCCGCCCCTGAGCGGCTACTGGTTCGCCGGGGCCGCGCTGTCGGCGGGCGTGATGTGGGGCCGGCGCGGGGCCGCCACGGTGGCCCTGCTCTACGGCTTCGCCGACCTCACCCTCAGGGTCCTCATGGACGCGGCCATCACGGGGGCGACCGCGCGCGGCGTCGTGCTCCTGCTGCTGACCGGTCTGGCCGTGGGCTACATGGCCCGCGTGGCCGAGCGGGCCGAGGAGCGCTTCACCCAGGCGGTGTCGCTGGAGGCCCGTCTGTTCGAGCGCGAGCAGCTGGCCCGGGAGATCCACGACTCGGTGCTGCAGGTCCTGGCCCTGGTCAGCCGCCGCGGCGCCGAGGCCGGCGGGGAGGCGGCCGAGCTCGGCCGGATGGCCGGCGAACAGGAGGTGCGCCTGCGCTCCCTGATCACCGACGGACTGCCCGAACCGCAGGGCGGTCCGGTGGATCTGCGCGAGCTGCTGCGCAGGCAGGAGTCGGTCACCGTCTCCGTCGCCACACCGGCCACACCCGTGCTGCTGCCCGCCCACGCGGCCCACGAGCTCTCCGCGGCCGTCCAGGCCGCCCTGGACAACGTGACCCGTCACTGCCCGCCGGGCACCCGCGCCTGGGTGCTGGTGGAGGACGAGGGCGAGAGCGTGACCGTCTCCGTCCGCGACGACGGGCCGGGCATCCCGGCCGGCCGGCTGGACGCCGCCTGCGCCGAGGGCCGCCTGGGCGTGGCCCGGTCCGTCCAGGGGCGGCTGCGGGACCTGGGCGGCACGGCCGAGTACGTGTCCGGGCCGGACGAGGGCGCGGAGGTCGAGCTGCGCCTGCCCCGCGCCGCCTCCTGA
- a CDS encoding carboxylesterase has product MNPTDATPVLPGAEPFSHAGSRTGVLLCHGFTGSPYSMRPWGEHLAAAGLTVEVPLLPGHGTVWQDMNLTGSDDWYAHVERALLDLARRCDHVYVMGLSMGGALTVRLAQRHPDLVRGIVLVNPSLVVEDYRLPLIAPFRRLAARLLPSTPGLTSDVSKDDTSEGGYDRVPTAAAATLPKLWRAVQEGMSGLRAPVLAFRSPQDHVVGPASLRMLAQRAVNTTVAIHLLNDSYHVATLDHDAPAIFDGSLAFVREHRESGEGADR; this is encoded by the coding sequence GTGAATCCGACCGACGCCACCCCGGTCCTCCCGGGTGCCGAACCCTTCAGCCACGCCGGGTCCAGGACCGGCGTCCTGCTCTGTCACGGATTCACCGGATCGCCCTACTCCATGCGCCCGTGGGGCGAGCACCTGGCCGCGGCCGGGCTCACCGTGGAGGTGCCGCTGCTGCCCGGGCACGGCACGGTGTGGCAGGACATGAACCTCACCGGGTCCGACGACTGGTACGCGCACGTGGAGCGGGCCCTGCTCGACCTGGCGCGGCGGTGCGACCACGTCTACGTGATGGGCCTGTCCATGGGCGGCGCCCTCACGGTCCGGCTGGCGCAGCGCCACCCCGACCTCGTACGCGGCATCGTGCTCGTCAACCCCTCGCTGGTCGTGGAGGACTACAGGCTGCCGCTGATCGCGCCCTTCCGGCGCCTGGCGGCGCGGCTGCTGCCGTCCACCCCGGGACTGACGAGCGACGTCTCCAAGGACGACACGAGCGAGGGCGGCTACGACCGCGTCCCGACCGCGGCCGCGGCGACACTCCCGAAGCTGTGGCGTGCGGTTCAGGAGGGCATGTCCGGTTTGCGGGCGCCGGTTCTGGCCTTCCGGAGCCCTCAGGACCACGTGGTGGGACCCGCGAGTCTGCGTATGCTCGCTCAGAGGGCGGTCAACACGACCGTGGCCATCCACCTGCTGAACGACAGCTACCACGTGGCCACGCTCGACCACGACGCGCCCGCCATCTTCGACGGCAGCCTCGCCTTCGTGCGAGAGCACCGCGAAAGCGGGGAAGGAGCCGACCGATGA
- a CDS encoding 1-acyl-sn-glycerol-3-phosphate acyltransferase, producing the protein MFYWVVKAFLGPILAVLWQPRAEGVENVPRRGPAIMVSNHLSFSDHFFGPLPLPRKITFLAKSEYFTGTGVKGFFSRAFFTGVGQIPIDRSGGKASEAALRTGLRVLKRGDLLGIYPEGTRSPDGKLYRGRTGVARLALEAKAPVVPMAMINLEKIMPPGRTIPKLGVRPKVVFGKPLDFSRYYGMERDPRVLRAITDEIMYALMELSGQEYVDRYAQSVKAELEAEAKEARREQHASDKDRRRSDRAKRKEERKARKAAMRAERKAAQSAEDAEPRE; encoded by the coding sequence ATGTTCTACTGGGTGGTCAAGGCGTTCCTCGGGCCGATTCTGGCCGTTTTGTGGCAACCCCGCGCGGAGGGCGTGGAGAACGTGCCCCGGCGCGGTCCGGCCATCATGGTGAGCAACCACCTCTCCTTCTCGGACCACTTCTTCGGTCCGCTGCCGCTCCCCCGCAAGATCACCTTCCTGGCCAAGTCGGAGTACTTCACCGGCACGGGCGTGAAGGGCTTCTTCAGCCGGGCGTTCTTCACCGGGGTGGGGCAGATCCCGATCGACCGCTCCGGCGGCAAGGCCAGCGAGGCGGCCCTGCGCACGGGCCTGCGGGTGCTCAAGCGCGGCGACCTGCTGGGCATCTACCCCGAGGGCACCCGCTCCCCCGACGGCAAGCTCTACCGCGGCCGCACGGGCGTGGCGCGGCTGGCCCTGGAGGCCAAGGCCCCGGTGGTGCCGATGGCGATGATCAACCTGGAGAAGATCATGCCGCCCGGCCGCACCATCCCGAAGCTGGGCGTGCGGCCCAAGGTGGTCTTCGGCAAGCCGCTGGACTTCTCGCGCTACTACGGCATGGAGCGGGACCCGCGGGTCCTGCGGGCCATCACCGACGAGATCATGTACGCGCTGATGGAGCTGTCCGGCCAGGAGTACGTCGACCGCTACGCGCAGTCGGTCAAGGCGGAGCTGGAGGCCGAGGCCAAGGAGGCCCGCCGCGAGCAGCACGCCAGCGACAAGGACCGTCGCCGCTCCGACCGCGCCAAGCGCAAGGAGGAGCGCAAGGCGCGCAAGGCGGCCATGCGCGCCGAGCGCAAGGCCGCTCAGAGCGCGGAGGACGCCGAACCGCGGGAGTGA